A stretch of the Paramormyrops kingsleyae isolate MSU_618 chromosome 16, PKINGS_0.4, whole genome shotgun sequence genome encodes the following:
- the LOC111850244 gene encoding H(+)/Cl(-) exchange transporter 4 has product MAGEVETNMTPTEEMNGSGSGHLMDFLDEPFPDVATYEDFHTIDWLREKSRDTDRHRKITSKSKESVWEFVKSLLDAWSGWVVMLLIGLLSGTLAAVIDLAVDWMTDLKEGVCLSAFWYSHEQCCWTSNETTFDDRDKCPQWQRWSELMMGHTQGAGAYLLNYSLYIIWALFFSSLAVSLVRVFAPYACGSGIPEIKTILSGFIIRGYLGKWTLLIKTVTLVLAVSSGLSLGKEGPLVHVACCCGNLFCSLFSKYSKNEGKRREVLSAAAAAGVSVAFGAPIGGVLFSLEEVSYYFPLKTLWRSFFAALVAAFTLRSINPFGNSRLVLFYVEYHTPWYMAELVPFILLGVFGGLWGTLFIRGNIAWCRRRKTTQLGKYPALEVMAVTGITAILAFPNPYTRRSTSELISELFNDCGALESSQLCDYVNDPNMTRPADDIPDRPAGPGVYTALWQLALALIFKIIITIFTFGIKIPSGLFIPSMAVGAIAGRIVGIAVEQMSYHHHDWIIFKNWCRPGADCVTPGLYAMVGAAACLGGVTRMTVSLVVIMFELTGGLEYIVPLMAAAVTSKWVADAFGKEGIYEAHIQLNGYPFLDVKDEFTHRTLATDVMRPRCGEPPLAVLTQDSTTVEDVEALIKDTDYNGFPVVVSRESERLIGFVQRRDLTLAIKNARQKQDGVVSISMVHFTEEPPQLPADSPQPLKLRRILNLSPFTVTDHTPMETVVDIFRKLGLRQCLVTRSGRLLGIITKKDVLRHMAQMMNQDPESIMFN; this is encoded by the exons ATGGCGGGCGAAG TGGAGACTAACATGACCCCCACAGAGGAGATGAATGGATCTGGGTCTGGCCATCTGATGGACTTTTTAGATGAGCCCTTCCCGGATGTAGCCACTTATGAGGATTTCCATACTATCGACTGGCTTCGAGAGAAGTCGCGGGACACAGATCGCCACAGGAAG ATTACCAGTAAGAGCAAGGAGTCCGTCTGGGAGTTTGTTAAGAGCCTGCTGGACGCTTGGTCCGGATGGGTGGTGATGCTTCTCATTGGGCTCCTGTCAG GTACACTGGCTGCTGTCATTGACCTGGCGGTGGACTGGATGACGGACCTGAAGGAGGGAGTGTGTCTGTCCGCATTCTGGTACAGCCATGAGCAGTGCTGCTGGACCTCTAATGAGACCACTTTCGATGACCGTGATaagtgtccacagtggcagagGTGGTCTGAACTCATGATGGGCCACACACAG GGTGCTGGGGCATACTTGTTAAACTACTCTCTGTACATTATCTGGGCGCTGTTTTTCTCTTCTCTGGCCGTGTCCCTCGTTCGGGTCTTTGCACCATATGCCTGTGGATCAGGCATCCCTGAG ATAAAGACAATTCTCAGTGGATTTATCATTCGGGGCTACCTGGGAAAATGGACCCTGCTGATAAAGACGGTCACGTTGGTTCTGGCAGTATCATCCGGGCTCAGTTTGGGAAAGGAGGGCCCGTTGGTGCATGTGGCCTGTTGCTGTGGAAACCTCTTCTGTAGCCTGTTCTCCAAGTACAGCAAGAACGAGGGGAAACGCAGAGAG GTGTTATctgctgcagcagcagctggagtaTCTGTGGCATTTGGGGCACCAATCGGAGGAGTTCTCTTCAGCCTGGAAGAA GTTAGTTACTACTTCCCGTTGAAGACTCTGTGGAGGTCTTTCTTCGCCGCCCTAGTGGCCGCCTTTACTCTGCGCTCTATCAACCCATTTGGGAACAGCCGACTGGTCCTGTTTTATGTAGAATACCACACCCCCTGGTACATGGCAGAACTGGTGCCATTCATTCTGCTGGGAGTGTTTGGGGGTCTGTGGGGGACGCTCTTCATTCGAGGAAACATCGCCTGGTGCAGACGCCGCAAGACGACACAGCTGGGGAAGTACCCGGCGTTGGAGGTGATGGCGGTGACGGGAATCACGGCCATCTTGGCCTTTCCCAACCCCTACACCAGACGCAGCACCAGCGAGCTCATCTCTGAGCTCTTCAACGACTGTGGAGCTCTGGAGTCCTCCCAGCTCTGCGACTACGTGAATGACCCCAACATGACCCGACCCGCAGATGATATTCCCGACAGGCCTGCTGGTCCCGGGGTCTACACCGCACTCTGGCAGCTTGCACTCGCGCTTATTTTCAAGATCATCATCACCATTTTCACCTTTGGAATAAAG ATTCCCTCTGGGCTCTTCATCCCCAGCATGGCCGTAGGGGCCATCGCAGGCCGCATCGTGGGCATCGCTGTGGAACAGATGTCCTACCATCACCACGACTGGATCATCTTCAAGAACTGGTGCCGTCCTGGAGCAGACTGTGTCACGCCTGGCCTGTACGCCATGGTGGGAGCAGCAGCATGCCTGG GTGGGGTGACGCGGATGACGGTGTCTCTGGTGGTCATCATGTTCGAGCTGACGGGTGGCCTGGAGTACATCGTGCCCCTGATGGCCGCCGCCGTCACTAGCAAGTGGGTGGCAGATGCCTTTGGCAAAGAGGGCATCTACGAGGCGCACATCCAGCTGAATGGCTACCCTTTCCTGGACGTTAAGGATGAGTTCACGCACCGCACGCTGGCTACGGACGTGATGCGTCCACGCTGTGGAGAGCCCCCGCTGGCCGTGCTCACGCAGGACAGCACCACGGTGGAGGACGTTGAGGCCCTTATCAAAGACACCGACTACAATGGCTTCCCTGTGGTGGTTTCCCGCGAGTCAGAGCGCCTCATTGGCTTCGTCCAGCGCAGGGATTTGACTCTGGCTATCA AAAATGCCCGGCAAAAACAGGACGGGGTGGTGAGCATCTCCATGGTGCACTtcactgaggagcccccccaGCTGCCCGCTGACAGCCCCCAGCCGCTCAAGCTGCGGCGCATCCTCAACCTGAGCCCCTTCACCGTCACAGACCACACGCCCATGGAGACGGTCGTGGACATCTTCCGTAAGCTGGGGCTCCGGCAGTGCCTGGTCACTCGAAGTGG cCGCCTTTTGGGCATCATCACAAAAAAAGATGTTCTCAGGCACATGGCTCAGATGATGAATCAGGACCCGGAGTCCATCATGTTTAATTAG
- the LOC111850250 gene encoding claudin-34-like, protein MYLVHKSHLQFVGFWLGIMGWILSVVTIGVIQWRVWYTADTAVITSGVAWVGIWRVCFYSRWLVTSQYQLLFCQPMRIWDTFVPFDIRAAQALMLVAAVTGVGGNASAAYGLQKIFFGIEEQKLIMTAFRMAGTLHLLSGVSSLVPLAWNVYSVAGNHTIAFPPSFYMPSAPVKQEVGDGIRIGIVASIMMMSSGFVFLSYRFPVLLLPRDLALGQTKGESDSLGIGTSYCQRGINTRQLWLVNKRAGTRDPAGTGGAAVSLAWRILWGMTLSSNQDPAYGFVFHLYILKISDYGNFYKTLTTDI, encoded by the exons ATGTACCTGGTGCACAAGTCTCACCTGCAGTTTGTGGGCTTCTGGCTGGGCATTATGGGATGGATCCTATCGGTGGTGACTATTGGAGTAATCCAGTGGCGGGTCTGGTACACAGCAGACACCGCAGTCATAACATCGGGGGTGGCCTGGGTAGGCATCTGGAGGGTGTGCTTTTACAGTCGCTGGCTGGTGACCTCACAGTATCAGCTACTGTTCTGTCAGCCTATGAGGATCTGGGACACATTTGTGCCCTTCGATATCCGGGCAGCTCAGGCTCTCATGCTGGTGGCGGCTGTCACTGGGGTTGGCGGGAATGCCAGTGCGGCGTACGGACTCCAGAAAATCTTCTTTGGGATCGAGGAGCAGAAGCTCATCATGACTGCTTTCCGGATGGCTGGGACCCTCCACCTGCTGTCAGGGGTGTCCTCCCTCGTGCCTCTTGCATGGAACGTATACTCTGTGGCGGGCAATCATACAATAGCCTTCCCCCCCAGCTTTTACATGCCCTCTGCCCCGGTCAAACAGGAAGTGGGGGATGGCATTAGGATAGGGATCGTAGCCTCTATAATGATGATGAGCAGTGGGTTTGTATTTCTCTCGTATAGGTTCCCAGTTCTCCTTTTGCCCAGGGATCTTGCTCTGGGACAGACTAAAGGTGAATCTGATTCATTAGGTATTGGCACAAGCTACTGTCAAAG AGGGATAAACACGAGGCAGCTGTGGCTGGTTAACAagagggcaggaacaagag ATCCAGCAGGCACAGGAGGTGCGGCAGTCTCCCTGGCATGGAGAATTCTCTGGGGAATGACCTTATCCAGCAATCAGGACCCAGCCTATGgctttgtgtttcatttgtatattttgaaaATCAGTGATTACGGGAATTTTTACAAAACTCTAACTACAGATATATAA
- the LOC111850251 gene encoding putative claudin-24 translates to MQACTCALELFGIFLSIIAWLCSLATTLMPQWKTKSTELLLKESYETGLWENCVMHEGGSMECRPYDGVLGLPSDIKLAQMFMCMALATGILAVLLPIPGLQVIKCCMGQEEGCHAKKVMKMIGGIFSLLSAVEVLIPVSYIAHETITEFFDESVSEQVAKWDLGHALFCGWAASFLHIVAGVLLVSSCYCLQMDVHPGAQKRHNVKAIAYSSKSTSEYV, encoded by the coding sequence ATGCAGGCATGCACTTGTGCTCTGGAGCTCTTTGGGATATTTTTATCCATCATTGCCTGGCTTTGCTCACTTGCCACGACCCTCATGCCGCAGTGGAAGACCAAGTCTACAGAGCTGCTGTTGAAAGAGAGCTACGAAACCGGCCTGTGGGAGAACTGCGTGATGCATGAAGGCGGCTCCATGGAGTGCAGACCTTACGATGGCGTCCTGGGCTTGCCTTCAGACATCAAGCTGGCCCAGATGTTCATGTGTATGGCTCTGGCCACTGGCATTCTGGCAGTGCTGCTCCCGATTCCAGGACTGCAGGTGATCAAATGCTGCATggggcaggaggagggttgccaTGCCAAGAAAGTCATGAAGATGATCGGGGGCATTTTTAGCCTGTTATCTGCAGTGGAAGTTCTGATTCCTGTGTCATACATAGCGCATGAGACAATAACGGAGTTCTTTGATGAGTCTGTGTCAGAGCAGGTGGCGAAATGGGATCTTGGTCATGCTCTCTTCTGTGGTTGGGCTGCCAGCTTCCTTCACATTGTGGCTGGAGTCTTGTTGGTCAGCTCTTGCTATTGCCTGCAGATGGATGTTCATCCCGGGGCTCagaagaggcacaatgtcaaaGCTATCGCCTACTCTTCAAAAAGTACATCAGAATACGTCTGA